A part of Terriglobia bacterium genomic DNA contains:
- the rplX gene encoding 50S ribosomal protein L24, with translation MQRVHSDIRRNDTVKVITGRDQGKQGRVLRVFPEEGKVLVEHVMMVKKHVRPNPQRNVKGGIAEQESRISISNVMLICGACGPVRIRHEARGDRKVRVCHKCGTTLEK, from the coding sequence ATGCAAAGAGTACACAGCGATATCCGCCGCAACGACACCGTGAAGGTGATCACCGGCCGCGACCAGGGCAAGCAGGGCCGCGTGCTCCGCGTCTTCCCTGAAGAGGGCAAGGTCCTGGTCGAGCACGTCATGATGGTGAAAAAGCACGTGCGCCCCAACCCGCAGCGCAACGTCAAGGGTGGCATCGCCGAGCAGGAGAGCCGGATTTCCATCTCCAACGTGATGCTGATCTGCGGCGCCTGCGGTCCGGTGCGCATCCGCCACGAAGCGCGTGGCGACCGCAAAGTTCGCGTCTGCCACAAGTGCGGCACGACGCTGGAGAAGTGA
- the rplP gene encoding 50S ribosomal protein L16: MLMPKKVKYRKQQRGRMAGKAWRGSELSFGTYGLKVMECGHITDRQIEASRIAMTRFVKRGGKIWLRLFPDKPVTKKPAETRMGKGKGAPDHWVAVVRPGKILFEMEGVTPTEAREAMRLASHKLPLKTRFVQRDGAGAH, translated from the coding sequence ATGTTGATGCCAAAGAAAGTGAAGTACCGCAAGCAGCAACGCGGCCGCATGGCGGGCAAGGCCTGGCGCGGCAGCGAGCTGTCCTTCGGCACTTACGGCCTGAAGGTCATGGAGTGCGGCCACATCACCGACCGCCAGATCGAAGCCAGCCGTATTGCCATGACGCGCTTCGTCAAGCGTGGCGGAAAAATCTGGTTGCGCCTCTTTCCCGACAAGCCGGTCACCAAAAAGCCGGCCGAAACCCGTATGGGCAAGGGCAAGGGCGCTCCCGACCACTGGGTCGCCGTCGTCCGTCCCGGCAAGATTTTGTTCGAGATGGAAGGCGTCACCCCGACCGAGGCGCGCGAAGCCATGCGTCTGGCCTCGCACAAACTGCCGTTGAAGACGCGATTTGTCCAGCGCGATGGCGCCGGAGCGCATTGA
- the rplN gene encoding 50S ribosomal protein L14 translates to MAVMMRSMLEVADNSGARKLQMILPLGGSTGLSAGLGDVITAAVKEASPDGTAKKGTVVKAVIVRTRKEHRRRDGTYIRFDQNAAVLINDAHEPVGTRVFGPVARELREKKFLKIVSLAPEVL, encoded by the coding sequence ATGGCAGTCATGATGAGAAGCATGCTGGAAGTCGCCGACAACTCCGGCGCGCGCAAGCTGCAGATGATCCTCCCCCTGGGCGGGTCCACCGGGCTCAGCGCCGGACTCGGCGATGTCATCACCGCCGCCGTCAAGGAAGCTTCGCCCGACGGCACGGCGAAAAAGGGCACGGTGGTGAAGGCGGTGATCGTGCGCACGCGCAAGGAACACCGTCGCCGCGACGGCACCTACATTCGTTTCGACCAGAACGCCGCGGTGCTGATCAACGACGCGCACGAGCCGGTCGGCACGCGCGTCTTCGGCCCCGTCGCCCGTGAGCTGCGCGAGAAGAAATTTTTGAAAATCGTCTCGCTTGCTCCGGAAGTGCTGTAG
- the rplE gene encoding 50S ribosomal protein L5, with protein sequence MADEKQKKPQQQPGKKGDGKAKGKPAEAALEAKGDGKPQRPKASSRSTARLRDRFEKEIAPALMKEFELKNPMAVPRINKVVVNMGVGEATQNAKVIDPAAAELQQIAGQKPVITKAKKSIAAFKVREGMPIGVMVTLRGDRMYEFLDRLINVALPRVRDFRGVSTKSFDGRGNYTLGLRDQLIFPEISYEKVDKSRGMNVTIVTTARTDDQARALLKGFGMPFRA encoded by the coding sequence ATGGCAGACGAGAAACAGAAAAAGCCGCAGCAGCAGCCGGGCAAGAAAGGCGACGGCAAGGCCAAGGGCAAACCGGCCGAGGCCGCCCTGGAGGCCAAGGGCGACGGCAAGCCGCAGCGCCCCAAGGCGAGCAGCCGTTCCACGGCGCGTCTTCGCGACCGCTTCGAGAAGGAAATCGCGCCCGCGCTGATGAAGGAATTCGAACTCAAGAACCCCATGGCGGTTCCGCGGATCAACAAGGTCGTGGTCAACATGGGCGTCGGTGAAGCAACGCAGAATGCCAAGGTGATCGACCCGGCTGCCGCCGAGTTGCAGCAGATTGCCGGCCAGAAGCCGGTCATCACCAAGGCGAAGAAGTCCATCGCCGCTTTCAAAGTGCGCGAGGGCATGCCCATCGGCGTCATGGTCACGCTGCGCGGCGACCGCATGTACGAATTTCTCGACCGGCTGATCAACGTGGCGCTGCCGCGCGTGCGCGATTTCCGCGGCGTCTCCACCAAGTCGTTCGATGGCCGCGGCAATTACACGCTCGGCCTGCGCGACCAGCTCATCTTCCCGGAGATTTCCTACGAGAAGGTGGACAAGTCGAGGGGAATGAACGTGACCATCGTGACCACGGCGCGCACCGACGACCAGGCGCGCGCCCTGCTGAAGGGCTTCGGCATGCCCTTCCGCGCATGA
- the rpsQ gene encoding 30S ribosomal protein S17: protein MPDTASERKSAQKTLVGDVVSTKMQKTIIVEVTRKKSHHLYGRVVARSRRFYAHDEQNTANVGDVVRLEETRPLSKLKRWRLKDVIRRAKLVGPEAVTPGEEGLPGAAQ, encoded by the coding sequence ATGCCGGACACCGCAAGCGAGAGAAAGTCAGCCCAAAAGACGCTGGTCGGCGACGTGGTCTCGACCAAGATGCAGAAGACCATCATCGTCGAGGTCACGCGCAAGAAGTCGCACCATCTTTACGGCCGCGTCGTCGCCCGCTCGCGCCGCTTCTATGCGCACGACGAGCAAAACACCGCCAACGTCGGCGATGTTGTCCGCCTGGAAGAAACGCGCCCGCTGTCGAAGCTGAAGCGCTGGCGCCTGAAAGATGTCATCCGCCGCGCCAAGCTGGTCGGACCCGAGGCGGTCACGCCCGGCGAGGAAGGACTTCCCGGCGCCGCGCAGTGA
- a CDS encoding type Z 30S ribosomal protein S14 produces MATTAKRVKDARTPGKACPVCRGKRELEGKACLPCKGTGRIYSSRQHNRCQICGRPRGFLRKFGICRLCFRGLALRGEIPGVSKSSW; encoded by the coding sequence ATGGCTACAACCGCAAAACGAGTGAAGGACGCGAGGACGCCGGGAAAGGCATGCCCGGTTTGTCGAGGGAAACGCGAACTGGAGGGGAAAGCTTGTCTCCCATGCAAGGGGACGGGCCGAATTTATTCCTCCCGGCAGCACAACCGCTGCCAGATCTGCGGGCGTCCCCGCGGATTCCTGCGCAAGTTCGGCATTTGCCGCTTGTGCTTTCGTGGCCTGGCGCTGCGGGGCGAGATCCCCGGCGTTTCCAAGTCGTCCTGGTAG
- the rpmC gene encoding 50S ribosomal protein L29 produces the protein MDAEKIRNLTEAELKQQERELNDQLFRLKFQLNMGQTESLKKIRGLRKDIARVKTIARQRQMAATEKP, from the coding sequence ATGGACGCAGAAAAGATTCGAAACCTGACCGAAGCCGAACTCAAGCAGCAGGAGCGCGAGCTCAACGATCAGCTCTTCCGCCTGAAGTTCCAGCTCAACATGGGCCAGACGGAAAGCCTGAAGAAGATCCGCGGCCTGCGCAAGGACATTGCGCGCGTGAAGACCATCGCGCGCCAGCGCCAGATGGCCGCGACGGAGAAGCCATAA